A window of Sodalis praecaptivus genomic DNA:
AAAACGAGAAAAACTCTAGCACCTGGGGTTCACTGGTTACCGGCTTGTCGAGCTGGACATATTGTTGACCTTCAGTAAACTGCGCGGCCGAGGCACTGAATGCCAACGCGATACCCATCAACGCAAACCATATTTTTTTCATAGATAGTCTCTCTCCGAAATGAATCATTTAGGCGTAAAAATAATCAATAGACCGGCATCAGCTGCAGCGGAGGTTGTTGCAGCAGCGTTGCCTGTTCGATGAATAGCGCGGTTTGTTGCGACCAAAATTCCGCCTCAACCATCCACGGGAAACTACGTGGAAAAGCCGGATCGCCCCAGCGACGGCTAACCCAGGCGAGATAATGGATCATTCGCATTGCCCGCAACGGCTCGATAAGCGCCAGTTCCCGAGGATCGAAATCCATAAATTCAGCATAAGCGTCCAACAGCAGCGACAGTTGATACAGCCTGTCGCGGCGATCGCCGTTAAGCAGCATCCAAAGATCTTGGACAGCCGGGCCATTACGGGCATCGTCGAGATCGACAAACGTCGGGCCGTCGCGCCACAAGATGTTACCGGCGTGCAAATCGCCATGCAGACGCAGCGGGCGCCAGTCGGTTGTCCACACCTCATGCACCTGCGCTATGAGCTGGTCGCACGCCTGTAAAAACATCGCTTTCTGCCGGCCAGAGATAAGGGTACTGTTTTCCAGCTCGCGGCGCGGCAACGTCAGATATTCTTCCAGTCCCATGGTCGGGCGCGCGCTAAAACAGCGGCTGCCGTTGTGTCGGTGAATACGGCCAAGAAAACGCCCTACCCACTCCAGCTGATCTTCGTTATCCTGCTCAAAAGCCCGCCCGCCAACGCTGGGAAACAGGGCGAAATAGTAGCCAAGATGATTGTGCAGCGTCGCATTATTAATGACCAGCGGCGCTACGACCGGTATTTCGGCCTGCGCAAGCTCTTGCGCCAGCTGG
This region includes:
- a CDS encoding serine/threonine protein kinase, yielding MMSTEFNFQALMPDLIMDALQQTGIVVDSGLTALNSYENRVYQFLDEEKKRYVVKFYRPERWRAEQILEEHQLAQELAQAEIPVVAPLVINNATLHNHLGYYFALFPSVGGRAFEQDNEDQLEWVGRFLGRIHRHNGSRCFSARPTMGLEEYLTLPRRELENSTLISGRQKAMFLQACDQLIAQVHEVWTTDWRPLRLHGDLHAGNILWRDGPTFVDLDDARNGPAVQDLWMLLNGDRRDRLYQLSLLLDAYAEFMDFDPRELALIEPLRAMRMIHYLAWVSRRWGDPAFPRSFPWMVEAEFWSQQTALFIEQATLLQQPPLQLMPVY